A single region of the Pontimicrobium sp. SW4 genome encodes:
- a CDS encoding D-alanyl-D-alanine carboxypeptidase translates to MKVFIKLFLLTLLITVSSCSTTYKLKKDFNKHQKESEFFKGFVLYNPETRTQIINHNGSKFFTPASNTKLYTFYSAYKTLGDSLKGLEYYKNNDTLFIKGAADPSFLYEFEDSKTIPFLNSHNGPIVILDVSLDDNRFGNGWSWEDYQYYYMPERSLFPMYGNVVTYAMNDDSIVSHPSYFKKQITVLDSIDMNREFEENKFYLERLDSTSNYIPFKTSTKLIAELLSDTLSKPVNVMSQKKDLNFKSLYSIAVDSVYKQMLVVSDNFIAEQLMLQVAKKMKGTYNVEDGIEYILENHLQDLPQKPVWRDGSGLSVYNLFSPEDTAHLLTKMYQEIPLNKLLNYFPVGGESGTLRNWYGGKKKPYVYAKSGTLSNTYCLSGYVITKKGTVLVFSYMNNNYNAPNSKIRSQIQDHLSKIYEKY, encoded by the coding sequence ATGAAGGTATTTATTAAGCTATTTTTACTTACACTTTTAATCACAGTCAGCTCTTGCAGCACCACTTACAAGCTCAAAAAAGATTTTAATAAGCATCAAAAAGAATCAGAATTCTTTAAAGGATTTGTTTTATATAATCCTGAAACTAGAACTCAAATCATTAACCATAATGGTAGTAAGTTTTTTACGCCTGCTTCAAACACAAAGTTGTATACGTTTTATTCAGCCTATAAAACTTTAGGAGATTCTCTAAAAGGGCTTGAGTATTACAAAAACAATGACACCTTATTTATTAAAGGTGCCGCAGATCCTTCATTTTTATATGAATTTGAAGACTCTAAAACAATTCCTTTTTTAAATAGTCATAATGGTCCAATAGTTATACTTGATGTATCTTTAGATGACAACCGCTTCGGAAATGGATGGTCTTGGGAAGATTATCAATATTATTATATGCCAGAAAGGAGTTTATTTCCAATGTATGGAAACGTAGTTACTTATGCTATGAATGATGACTCTATTGTATCTCATCCTTCATATTTCAAAAAACAGATTACTGTTTTAGATTCAATAGATATGAATAGAGAGTTTGAAGAAAACAAGTTTTATTTAGAACGTTTAGATTCCACTTCAAATTATATTCCTTTTAAAACATCAACAAAACTTATTGCTGAGTTACTAAGTGATACTTTAAGTAAGCCTGTAAATGTAATGTCTCAAAAAAAAGATTTAAATTTTAAGTCTTTGTATAGTATAGCTGTAGATTCTGTTTACAAACAAATGCTTGTAGTGAGTGATAATTTTATTGCAGAACAATTAATGCTTCAAGTTGCAAAAAAAATGAAAGGCACATACAATGTTGAAGATGGTATTGAATATATTCTTGAAAACCACTTACAGGACTTGCCCCAAAAACCTGTTTGGAGAGATGGCTCTGGCTTATCAGTCTATAATTTGTTTTCTCCTGAAGATACAGCACACTTACTCACAAAAATGTATCAAGAAATTCCCTTAAACAAATTATTAAACTATTTTCCTGTAGGTGGAGAAAGCGGAACTTTGCGCAATTGGTATGGCGGAAAGAAAAAACCTTACGTATATGCAAAATCTGGAACATTATCTAATACTTATTGCTTAAGCGGCTATGTAATTACAAAGAAAGGAACGGTATTAGTTTTTAGCTATATGAACAATAATTACAATGCTCCCAATTCTAAAATTAGAAGTCAAATTCAAGACCATCTTTCAAAAATCTATGAAAAATATTAA
- a CDS encoding endonuclease/exonuclease/phosphatase family protein, with amino-acid sequence MKNIKQICITILVASLISSTVWSQQIDSTKIVKVLSFNILHGRTMKGDFNLNVIAKVIIDANPDFVALQEVDYKTNRAKKYDLVTELGWRTKMAPIYGRAMHYDGGEYGEGVLSKHTFLQTRNHPLPYLQGDEPRAALEITTILPSKDTISFIGTHLDHLKLETNKIMQAKEINNLFSSNKYPTILAGDLNAEPNSNTMNILESFWTASYDKSNPQPTFSSENPTKKIDYILFYPKHRWKVLKRDVICDLIASDHCAYLVTLQLLDE; translated from the coding sequence ATGAAAAATATTAAGCAAATATGTATTACAATACTTGTTGCTAGTCTAATTTCCAGTACTGTTTGGTCGCAACAAATTGATAGCACAAAAATCGTAAAAGTCTTATCCTTTAATATTTTACACGGAAGGACTATGAAAGGCGATTTCAACTTGAATGTTATAGCCAAAGTTATTATTGATGCAAATCCAGATTTTGTAGCGCTTCAAGAAGTAGATTACAAAACCAATCGAGCTAAAAAGTATGATTTAGTTACCGAATTAGGCTGGCGTACAAAAATGGCTCCTATTTATGGTAGAGCTATGCATTATGATGGTGGCGAATATGGTGAAGGTGTTCTTTCAAAGCACACTTTTTTACAAACTAGAAATCATCCTTTACCTTATCTTCAAGGCGACGAACCTAGAGCTGCATTAGAAATTACTACGATTTTACCTTCAAAAGATACAATTTCATTTATAGGAACGCATCTTGACCATTTAAAGCTTGAAACCAACAAAATTATGCAAGCTAAAGAAATCAACAACCTGTTTTCCAGCAATAAATACCCAACTATTTTAGCAGGTGATTTGAATGCTGAACCAAATAGTAATACGATGAATATATTAGAAAGTTTCTGGACAGCTTCTTATGATAAAAGTAACCCGCAGCCTACCTTTTCATCAGAAAATCCAACTAAAAAAATAGACTATATATTGTTCTATCCAAAACATCGCTGGAAAGTCCTTAAAAGAGATGTAATTTGTGATTTAATTGCATCAGATCATTGCGCATACTTAGTCACACTACAACTTCTAGATGAGTAA
- a CDS encoding NADH-ubiquinone oxidoreductase-F iron-sulfur binding region domain-containing protein, with protein MSDNLSELLGRKGLKDNLFDKLGKLAKPEGAPSDDAMAKLADEFLIGKANAFGTASFYDFLKPENKGKKVYVCNGTACVCAGTQEKVIDSLKTEFEANEIGHMTCLGRCHENSAFHYDGKNYSGDAISNLKSITSSDTDLNQDNYNITASGKQILTKPFTNASSYYQPFLDALKKDSADVLEEIKTSNVRGRGGAGFPMGLKLQFCRNVENETKFIICNADEGDPGAYSDRYLLEHQPHSVLFGMLISGYVTHANYGILYIRAEYPEAVSIVQDAIDELEKAGLIGKNISGSGFDFQFKIIQAQGSYICGEETALINSIEGQRPEVRVRPPFPAQKGLFNKPTTVNNVETLAALHYIISNGGAAWKAIGTERSSGTKLVSLDSFFNNPGMYEVEMGTPLSYVVNDLGGGFKSDVKAVQIGGPLGGLVPVSKIDDLTIDFESFSKEGFLLGHASVVSVPSDYPIMKFIEHLFDFAAYESCGKCFPCRLGTKRGQELTEKALTSDYKIDKKLFTDLLTTLEQGSLCAHGGGIPLPVRNALQYFDDELRQYFN; from the coding sequence ATGTCAGATAATTTAAGTGAATTATTAGGAAGAAAAGGACTCAAAGATAACCTCTTTGATAAATTAGGAAAATTAGCAAAACCAGAAGGCGCTCCAAGTGATGATGCCATGGCGAAATTAGCTGATGAATTTCTCATTGGTAAAGCTAATGCTTTTGGCACTGCCAGTTTCTACGATTTTTTGAAACCTGAAAACAAAGGCAAAAAAGTATATGTCTGTAATGGAACTGCTTGCGTTTGTGCTGGCACTCAAGAAAAAGTAATAGATTCTCTTAAAACTGAATTTGAAGCTAATGAAATTGGTCATATGACTTGTCTTGGTCGTTGTCATGAAAACTCAGCGTTTCATTATGATGGAAAAAATTATTCGGGTGATGCTATATCAAATTTAAAGTCTATTACTAGTTCTGATACTGATTTAAATCAGGATAATTATAATATAACCGCAAGTGGAAAACAGATATTAACAAAACCTTTCACTAATGCTTCTAGTTATTACCAACCATTTTTGGATGCATTAAAAAAAGATTCTGCTGATGTTTTAGAAGAAATAAAAACATCAAATGTTCGTGGTCGTGGAGGTGCTGGTTTTCCAATGGGATTGAAATTACAATTCTGTAGAAATGTTGAAAATGAAACAAAATTCATTATTTGCAATGCAGATGAAGGTGATCCTGGAGCATATTCCGATAGATATTTATTAGAACATCAACCACATTCGGTGTTATTTGGAATGTTGATTTCTGGTTATGTTACACATGCCAACTATGGTATTTTATACATTAGAGCTGAATATCCAGAAGCTGTAAGTATTGTTCAAGATGCTATTGACGAGCTTGAAAAAGCAGGATTAATTGGAAAGAATATTTCTGGAAGCGGGTTTGATTTTCAGTTTAAAATCATACAAGCACAAGGCTCTTACATTTGCGGTGAAGAAACTGCTCTTATTAATTCTATAGAAGGGCAACGTCCTGAAGTAAGAGTTCGCCCTCCGTTTCCTGCACAAAAAGGATTATTTAACAAACCAACAACGGTTAATAACGTTGAGACTTTAGCAGCATTACATTATATTATTTCAAATGGTGGAGCGGCATGGAAAGCTATTGGAACGGAAAGATCATCAGGAACAAAATTAGTATCTTTAGATAGCTTCTTTAATAATCCAGGAATGTATGAAGTAGAAATGGGAACGCCTCTATCATATGTAGTTAATGACCTTGGTGGCGGTTTTAAATCTGATGTAAAAGCAGTTCAAATTGGCGGCCCACTTGGTGGATTAGTACCTGTTTCAAAAATAGACGATTTAACCATTGACTTTGAATCGTTCTCAAAAGAGGGTTTCTTATTAGGTCATGCTTCAGTTGTGTCTGTACCTTCAGATTACCCAATTATGAAGTTCATTGAGCATTTGTTCGATTTTGCAGCCTATGAAAGTTGCGGAAAATGTTTTCCATGTAGATTAGGCACAAAACGAGGTCAAGAATTGACGGAAAAAGCATTAACATCAGATTATAAAATAGATAAAAAGCTATTTACTGATTTATTAACCACTTTAGAGCAAGGTTCATTATGTGCTCATGGTGGTGGAATACCATTACCTGTTCGCAATGCCTTACAGTATTTTGATGATGAATTAAGACAATATTTCAACTAG
- the era gene encoding GTPase Era, whose protein sequence is MHKAGFVNIIGNPNVGKSTLMNAFVGEKLSIITSKAQTTRHRILGIVNGDDFQMVLSDTPGIIKPAYELQESMMGFVKSAFEDADVLIYMVEIGEKELKDEAFFNKITNSKIPVLLLLNKIDSSNQEELEEQAALWQSKVPNAEFFPISALEGFNVNEVFNRIIELLPESPPFYPKDQLTDKPERFFVNEKIREKILMHYKKEIPYAVEVDTEEFHEEENIIRMRSVIMVERETQKGILIGHKGSALKRVGVEARKDLEKFFDKKVHLELYVKVNKNWRSNQSQLKRFGYNQK, encoded by the coding sequence ATGCATAAAGCAGGGTTTGTAAATATAATAGGGAATCCAAATGTTGGTAAATCTACTTTGATGAATGCCTTTGTTGGTGAGAAGTTATCTATTATTACCTCCAAAGCGCAAACAACTAGGCATCGTATTCTAGGTATTGTAAATGGAGATGATTTCCAAATGGTATTATCGGATACACCAGGGATAATTAAACCAGCGTATGAACTGCAAGAGTCCATGATGGGTTTTGTGAAATCAGCTTTTGAAGATGCCGATGTATTAATCTATATGGTTGAAATCGGTGAAAAAGAATTGAAGGATGAAGCTTTTTTTAATAAAATAACCAATTCAAAAATTCCTGTATTACTACTCCTAAATAAAATTGATAGTTCTAATCAAGAAGAATTGGAAGAGCAAGCAGCGTTGTGGCAAAGTAAGGTGCCAAATGCTGAGTTTTTTCCTATTTCAGCACTTGAAGGGTTTAATGTTAATGAAGTATTTAATCGAATTATTGAGCTCTTACCAGAATCTCCACCCTTTTATCCAAAAGACCAATTAACAGATAAGCCTGAACGGTTTTTCGTCAATGAAAAAATTAGGGAGAAAATTTTAATGCATTATAAAAAGGAGATTCCTTATGCTGTTGAGGTGGATACGGAGGAGTTTCATGAAGAAGAAAATATTATTAGAATGCGTTCGGTAATTATGGTAGAACGAGAAACCCAAAAAGGCATTCTTATAGGTCACAAAGGTTCTGCATTAAAGCGCGTAGGAGTGGAAGCAAGAAAAGATCTTGAGAAATTTTTTGATAAAAAAGTACATCTTGAACTATATGTTAAGGTGAATAAAAACTGGAGAAGTAATCAAAGTCAATTAAAGCGATTTGGGTATAATCAGAAGTAG
- the fdhD gene encoding formate dehydrogenase accessory sulfurtransferase FdhD → MATRNYEGKKFDQKEIDKIVDALTVEEALQININNEPFTVSMRTPGNDIELVRGLLHAEGVINNVNLNPEVSLKKENEKGIVTIVNVNIPKSELGEGYSNSRSLLSVSSCGICGKTELGDLAFIGKTIDDSEKIEIGLIHDMFDKMNSLQFNFRKSGGTHAAAAFSIKGDMLCAMEDIGRHNAVDKIVGKLINNKKLHKAKVMTVSGRISYEIVIKCFKARIPFLAAVSAPSSLAVDYAKELGITLFAFCRDKRATCYSNPQRTKIESTNTKAS, encoded by the coding sequence ATGGCAACGCGTAACTACGAAGGTAAAAAATTTGATCAAAAAGAAATCGACAAGATTGTTGACGCATTGACTGTTGAAGAAGCTTTGCAAATAAACATTAATAATGAGCCTTTTACTGTTTCCATGCGCACTCCAGGGAATGACATAGAGCTTGTTCGTGGCCTATTACATGCTGAAGGTGTAATAAATAATGTAAATCTTAATCCTGAGGTTTCTCTAAAAAAAGAAAATGAAAAAGGTATAGTTACCATTGTTAATGTCAATATTCCAAAGAGCGAATTAGGAGAAGGCTATTCTAATAGTAGAAGTTTGCTGTCTGTATCATCATGTGGTATTTGTGGAAAAACTGAACTTGGTGATTTAGCTTTTATTGGAAAAACTATTGACGATAGTGAGAAAATAGAAATTGGGCTCATTCATGATATGTTTGATAAAATGAACTCTTTACAGTTTAATTTTAGAAAATCAGGGGGCACACATGCTGCAGCTGCTTTTAGCATTAAAGGAGATATGTTGTGCGCAATGGAAGACATTGGTCGCCATAATGCAGTAGATAAAATAGTTGGAAAGCTAATTAATAATAAAAAACTACATAAAGCTAAGGTTATGACTGTAAGTGGTCGTATTTCCTATGAAATTGTTATCAAATGCTTTAAAGCTAGAATACCTTTTCTAGCAGCAGTTTCTGCACCTTCATCGTTAGCAGTAGATTACGCTAAAGAACTCGGAATCACACTGTTTGCTTTCTGTAGAGATAAAAGAGCAACGTGTTATTCCAATCCGCAACGAACCAAAATAGAATCAACCAACACCAAAGCGAGTTAA
- a CDS encoding amidohydrolase: MISRFSHFFSIAITLIFFSSCSDTNKESATMIIHGGTIYTVDSNQATVEAVAVKDNKILFAGSLEEAESFKNEQTEVIDLEGKTMTPGLIEGHGHFMGLGYNELELDLMNTKSYQDIIDAVAERVKNAEPGEWITGRGWHQSKWDSVPEYTVKGFQTHHALSEVSPDNPVYLRHASGHAGFANEKAMEIAGLLTLSTDGINTYEIEGGEVIVDQAGRPTGIFSERAGGLIGKHIPTNTPESNIQAFNLAIEACYENGITGFHDAGIGRGTIAFYDRMKAEGNMNIRIYAMLTGNDEKLLNEWYEKGPSIDPDHRFTIRSIKLNCDGALGNRGAWLLESYTDRPGHFGLETLPMEMVDKTARNGLRNGFQVCSHAIGDRANREILDRYEAAMTELSKIDSDHRFRIEHAQHLHPEDIPRFAELQVIPAMQAVHMSSDRPWAIDRLGEKRIKEGAYMWQDLLQSGVPIVNGTDVPVEPLNPIASFYASVSRKTLKGTPEGGYEPEQKMTREQALKSYTLDAAYGAFEEGIKGSIEVGKLADFTIYNQDLMTVDEDKILDTEVVMTIFDGKVVYEKED, encoded by the coding sequence ATGATATCACGATTTTCACATTTTTTTTCAATTGCAATTACCCTTATTTTTTTTAGTTCTTGTTCTGATACGAATAAAGAATCTGCAACCATGATTATTCATGGTGGAACAATATACACGGTAGATTCAAATCAAGCAACTGTAGAAGCTGTAGCAGTTAAAGACAACAAAATACTTTTTGCTGGAAGCTTAGAAGAAGCCGAAAGCTTTAAAAACGAACAAACTGAAGTTATTGATTTGGAAGGAAAAACAATGACGCCAGGTTTAATAGAAGGGCACGGACATTTTATGGGATTAGGTTATAATGAGCTTGAACTAGATTTAATGAATACCAAAAGTTATCAAGACATTATTGATGCCGTAGCTGAGCGTGTTAAAAACGCTGAGCCAGGTGAATGGATTACTGGTAGAGGTTGGCATCAAAGTAAATGGGATAGTGTGCCAGAATATACCGTTAAAGGATTTCAAACGCATCACGCGCTAAGTGAAGTATCACCCGACAATCCAGTGTATTTAAGACATGCTAGTGGTCATGCTGGCTTTGCTAATGAAAAAGCCATGGAAATTGCTGGCTTACTCACATTATCTACAGATGGTATTAACACCTATGAAATAGAAGGAGGTGAAGTTATTGTTGATCAAGCTGGTAGACCAACAGGAATTTTTAGTGAACGTGCTGGAGGTTTAATTGGTAAACATATTCCTACTAACACACCTGAATCAAATATCCAAGCCTTTAATTTAGCCATTGAAGCTTGTTACGAAAATGGTATTACAGGATTCCATGATGCAGGAATTGGAAGAGGAACCATAGCTTTTTACGATCGTATGAAAGCTGAAGGCAATATGAATATTAGAATTTATGCAATGCTTACTGGCAATGATGAAAAACTTCTTAATGAATGGTATGAAAAAGGACCAAGTATTGATCCTGATCATAGATTTACTATTCGATCTATAAAATTAAACTGTGATGGTGCATTAGGAAATCGAGGAGCTTGGCTACTTGAATCTTATACAGATAGACCTGGTCATTTTGGTCTTGAAACGCTTCCAATGGAAATGGTAGATAAAACAGCACGTAATGGGCTTCGAAATGGGTTTCAGGTATGCTCACATGCCATAGGTGATCGAGCAAATAGAGAAATATTAGATCGCTATGAAGCTGCAATGACTGAATTATCTAAGATCGATTCTGATCACCGATTTAGAATTGAACACGCACAACATTTGCATCCTGAAGATATTCCTAGATTTGCAGAATTACAAGTAATTCCAGCAATGCAAGCTGTTCATATGTCGTCGGACAGACCTTGGGCTATTGATCGTTTAGGGGAAAAACGAATTAAGGAAGGTGCTTATATGTGGCAAGATTTGTTACAAAGCGGTGTTCCAATTGTTAATGGTACAGATGTTCCGGTAGAGCCTTTAAATCCAATAGCCAGTTTTTATGCTAGTGTAAGTCGTAAAACTTTAAAAGGAACTCCTGAAGGAGGTTACGAGCCAGAACAAAAAATGACGAGAGAGCAAGCGTTAAAATCTTATACTTTAGACGCTGCTTATGGTGCTTTTGAAGAAGGCATAAAAGGGTCTATTGAGGTTGGTAAACTTGCCGATTTCACGATTTACAATCAAGATTTAATGACCGTAGATGAAGATAAAATTCTTGACACCGAAGTTGTGATGACTATTTTTGATGGTAAAGTTGTATATGAAAAGGAGGATTAA
- a CDS encoding amidohydrolase family protein, which yields MKNILWLIVVILFSCSSNSKLDIADTVITNARVYTLSWDDPSLDGVPAQNASIKNDVWQPDAQAIAIKNGLIQFVGSNEEIQKYIGENTKIVDAKNAFVVPGLIESHGHVHEIGEKSEMVALNNLSGDEIIEAIYQKSLQIPVGEWIIGYGWDEAEFANEYPDMIALSNKVKNHPVALQGLRGFGAMGNALAFELAEITTETVATDGGEILKDEKGNLKYVLLNHAKNLLDNKIPKKTLEQRGRILKYGLNHLASLGYTTAHHAGVVKEWMEGYEDLDSRNELLLRTQIFVAARMHNIELVEEWVEKGPTSSDSAFLQVKTFKAYYDGSLGSRGANFLEDYSDQPGHKGVASTDYGFHEGLIKKALDAGFQLAIHCIGDKANREVLDLYDDYFKEHPESRDLRHRIEHAQIIHPDDFTRFKDLNIVASLEPGHAVEDMPWAIDRVGEERIKGGYAWRSLRKAGATVIFNSDYAGTDPSFFYGAYCAITKQKRDDDKQWFPEQVFTPEETLRAYTIWAAYASKQEHLTGTIEKGKWADFTFMDMDVLNIGNTNPNQLLNGQILKTMVNGKVVYEK from the coding sequence ATGAAGAATATTTTATGGTTAATAGTAGTTATACTTTTCTCATGCAGTTCAAACTCAAAATTGGATATTGCAGATACTGTGATTACAAATGCTAGAGTGTATACCCTGAGTTGGGATGATCCTTCATTAGATGGAGTTCCTGCACAAAATGCATCGATTAAAAATGATGTTTGGCAACCTGATGCACAAGCCATTGCTATAAAAAATGGATTAATTCAATTTGTTGGCTCAAATGAAGAAATACAAAAGTATATTGGTGAAAACACCAAGATTGTCGATGCTAAAAATGCTTTTGTCGTTCCAGGGCTTATTGAATCTCATGGTCATGTACATGAAATAGGGGAAAAATCTGAAATGGTAGCTTTAAATAATTTGTCTGGAGATGAGATTATTGAAGCAATTTATCAAAAATCACTTCAAATACCAGTTGGTGAATGGATAATTGGTTATGGATGGGATGAAGCTGAATTTGCGAATGAATACCCTGATATGATTGCGTTAAGCAATAAAGTGAAAAATCATCCAGTGGCATTGCAAGGCTTAAGAGGTTTTGGAGCTATGGGAAATGCTTTAGCTTTTGAGTTGGCAGAGATTACTACAGAAACTGTTGCTACCGATGGAGGAGAAATTTTGAAAGATGAAAAAGGCAATTTGAAATATGTTTTACTAAACCATGCAAAAAACCTGTTAGATAATAAAATTCCAAAAAAGACATTAGAACAAAGAGGAAGAATTCTAAAATATGGGCTAAACCATTTGGCTAGTCTAGGTTATACTACAGCGCATCATGCTGGAGTGGTAAAAGAATGGATGGAAGGTTATGAAGATTTAGATAGTAGAAATGAATTATTATTAAGAACTCAAATTTTTGTAGCTGCTAGAATGCATAACATTGAACTTGTTGAAGAATGGGTAGAAAAGGGACCAACAAGTAGCGATTCAGCCTTTTTACAAGTAAAAACGTTTAAAGCCTATTATGATGGTTCTTTGGGTTCTAGAGGTGCGAACTTTTTGGAAGATTATAGTGATCAGCCTGGGCATAAAGGTGTAGCAAGTACAGATTATGGCTTTCACGAAGGTTTAATAAAAAAGGCTCTAGATGCTGGATTTCAATTAGCAATCCATTGTATTGGAGATAAAGCAAATCGTGAAGTTTTAGATTTATACGATGATTATTTTAAAGAGCATCCTGAGTCTAGAGATTTACGACATCGTATTGAGCATGCACAAATTATTCACCCAGATGATTTTACTCGTTTTAAAGACTTAAATATTGTCGCTTCATTAGAACCTGGACATGCTGTTGAGGATATGCCTTGGGCTATTGATCGAGTTGGAGAAGAGCGTATTAAAGGAGGTTATGCTTGGCGTTCTCTTAGAAAAGCAGGAGCAACAGTGATTTTTAATTCAGATTATGCTGGAACAGACCCAAGTTTTTTCTATGGTGCTTATTGTGCTATTACAAAGCAAAAAAGAGATGATGACAAACAGTGGTTTCCAGAACAAGTCTTTACACCAGAGGAAACTTTAAGGGCTTACACCATTTGGGCTGCTTATGCATCTAAACAAGAACACTTAACAGGAACTATTGAAAAAGGAAAATGGGCAGACTTCACTTTTATGGACATGGATGTTTTAAACATAGGTAACACCAATCCCAACCAACTATTAAATGGTCAGATTTTAAAAACGATGGTGAATGGAAAAGTTGTTTATGAGAAATAA